The proteins below are encoded in one region of Macrococcus armenti:
- the ahpC gene encoding alkyl hydroperoxide reductase subunit C, which produces MSLINKEILPFTAQAYDPKGDKFVEVSNESMKGSWNIVCFYPADFTFVCPTELEDLQDHYATLQDLGVNVYSVSCDTHFTHKAWHDHSEAISKIQYTMIGDPSHVIARNFDVLDEEAGLAQRATFLIDPDGVVQTMEINNDGIGREASVLIDKVKAAQYVASHDGEVCPAKWKEGSETLTPGLDLVGKI; this is translated from the coding sequence ATGTCATTAATCAACAAAGAAATTTTACCATTCACAGCACAAGCGTATGATCCAAAAGGTGATAAGTTTGTAGAAGTATCAAATGAGTCAATGAAAGGTTCTTGGAACATCGTATGTTTCTACCCAGCAGACTTCACTTTCGTATGCCCAACTGAATTAGAAGATTTACAAGATCATTATGCTACATTACAAGACTTAGGTGTTAATGTGTACTCAGTATCATGTGATACACACTTCACACACAAAGCTTGGCATGATCATTCAGAAGCGATTTCTAAAATTCAATACACGATGATTGGTGACCCATCACACGTTATCGCGCGTAACTTTGATGTATTAGATGAGGAAGCTGGTCTTGCTCAACGTGCTACATTCTTAATCGATCCAGACGGTGTTGTTCAAACAATGGAAATTAACAACGATGGTATCGGTCGTGAAGCAAGCGTGTTAATCGACAAAGTGAAAGCTGCGCAATATGTAGCATCACATGATGGTGAAGTTTGTCCTGCAAAATGGAAAGAAGGATCAGAAACTTTAACACCAGGTCTAGATTTAGTAGGTAAAATTTAA
- the ahpF gene encoding alkyl hydroperoxide reductase subunit F: protein MLDNNLKQQLGQYLELLEGEIVLTASKGDDKTSQDMMALLNEISEMSDKISIQEATLKRTPSFTVARPEEEARVTFAGVPLGHEFTSLVLALLQVSGRAPKLDEDVIDQIKKIDKLLNFETFVSLTCTKCPDVVQALNVMSVLNPNITHTMIDGAAYREESKDIMAVPSIFLNGEEFGSGKMTVEEIINQVGGGMDASEFDAKAPFDVLVIGGGPASAAASIYAARKGLRTGVVAERIGGQVNDTAAIENFISVKETTGPEFAQNLADHIKSYDIDVMNAVRVDSIEKIEDMVHVTLENGGKLSSKTLIIGTGAKWRNMNVPGEAEYKNKGVAYCPHCDGPLFEDKRVAVVGGGNSGVEAAIDLAGIVEHVTLLEFGETLRADKVLQDRLASLNNTEIIKSAATKELTGDDKLKALTYVDRNTNEEHTIDLEGVFVQIGLVPSTEFVGDLVERNNRGEIIVDRKGATNVPGIFAAGDCTDQAYKQIIISMGAGATAALSAFDYLIRN, encoded by the coding sequence ATGCTAGATAATAATTTAAAACAGCAATTAGGCCAATATCTCGAACTACTTGAAGGCGAAATCGTTTTAACAGCAAGTAAAGGTGATGATAAAACTTCACAGGATATGATGGCATTATTAAATGAAATTAGTGAAATGTCGGATAAGATATCTATTCAAGAAGCTACGCTTAAGCGAACACCTAGCTTCACAGTAGCACGTCCTGAAGAGGAGGCGCGTGTAACATTTGCGGGTGTTCCGTTAGGTCATGAATTTACATCATTAGTGCTTGCATTACTTCAAGTGAGTGGAAGAGCGCCGAAATTAGACGAAGATGTCATTGATCAAATTAAGAAAATTGATAAGCTATTAAACTTTGAAACTTTCGTAAGCTTGACATGCACAAAATGTCCTGACGTTGTTCAGGCTTTAAACGTAATGTCAGTATTAAATCCGAACATCACACATACGATGATTGATGGGGCGGCATATAGAGAAGAATCTAAAGATATTATGGCCGTGCCAAGCATCTTCTTAAATGGCGAAGAATTCGGTAGCGGTAAGATGACCGTTGAAGAAATTATCAACCAAGTAGGAGGCGGTATGGACGCTTCTGAATTTGATGCGAAAGCACCGTTTGATGTACTAGTAATTGGTGGAGGTCCGGCAAGTGCTGCTGCTTCTATTTATGCCGCGCGTAAAGGGTTACGTACAGGTGTAGTTGCTGAGCGTATCGGTGGTCAGGTCAATGATACTGCAGCAATTGAGAATTTCATTTCAGTGAAAGAAACGACTGGACCAGAGTTTGCCCAAAATTTAGCAGACCATATTAAGAGTTATGATATTGATGTTATGAATGCGGTACGCGTAGATTCAATTGAAAAGATTGAAGATATGGTACATGTAACACTTGAGAATGGTGGAAAACTTTCAAGTAAAACATTAATTATCGGTACTGGCGCAAAATGGCGTAATATGAACGTACCAGGTGAAGCTGAGTATAAAAACAAAGGTGTTGCATATTGCCCACACTGCGACGGACCATTATTTGAAGATAAACGCGTAGCGGTTGTCGGCGGAGGAAACTCTGGTGTTGAAGCAGCAATTGATTTAGCAGGAATTGTTGAACATGTAACATTACTGGAATTTGGTGAGACTTTGCGTGCAGATAAAGTACTGCAGGATCGATTAGCTTCATTAAACAACACAGAAATTATTAAATCAGCAGCTACGAAAGAACTGACAGGTGACGACAAACTTAAAGCATTAACGTATGTGGATCGTAATACAAATGAAGAGCATACTATTGATTTAGAAGGTGTATTCGTTCAAATCGGTCTTGTACCTAGCACTGAATTTGTTGGTGACTTAGTTGAACGCAACAATCGTGGCGAAATTATCGTAGACCGTAAAGGTGCAACAAATGTACCAGGTATTTTCGCGGCAGGAGATTGTACGGATCAAGCATATAAACAAATTATTATTTCGATGGGTGCAGGCGCAACAGCTGCATTAAGCGCATTCGATTACTTAATTAGAAATTAA
- the modA gene encoding molybdate ABC transporter substrate-binding protein — translation MKKLLYFLIAVFVLSACSNDGATSSKASKDKTVITVSAAASLKDALNDIEKAYEKEHKHVDLKFNYGASGALAQQIKSGAPVDVFISAAEDKVDDLVKDDKVNKQDTKQLLKNHLVIVSKDKLENMNALTSEQVQKIALGNPELVPAGKYGKQALERANLYEKLKPKYVLAKDVRQVLTYVETGNVEAGIVYTSDLKASDKIKNVVTIEDKMHDEIIYPAAIVKDTKHMKEARAFYEYLDTRQSIEVFENAGFDKVK, via the coding sequence ATGAAGAAGTTGTTATATTTTTTAATTGCAGTGTTTGTATTAAGTGCTTGCAGCAATGATGGTGCGACAAGCAGTAAAGCTTCCAAAGATAAGACAGTAATTACAGTTTCGGCTGCTGCAAGCTTGAAAGATGCTTTAAATGATATCGAAAAAGCATACGAAAAAGAGCATAAGCATGTCGACTTAAAATTTAACTATGGTGCATCAGGTGCATTGGCGCAGCAAATAAAGTCAGGCGCACCCGTAGATGTATTTATTTCAGCAGCAGAAGATAAGGTAGATGATTTAGTGAAAGATGATAAAGTAAATAAGCAAGATACAAAGCAACTCTTAAAAAATCATCTCGTTATCGTATCTAAGGACAAACTCGAAAATATGAATGCACTCACTTCAGAACAAGTACAGAAAATTGCACTGGGTAATCCTGAACTTGTACCAGCTGGTAAATATGGCAAGCAAGCGTTAGAACGTGCAAATTTATATGAAAAGTTAAAACCAAAATATGTACTGGCGAAAGATGTAAGGCAAGTACTGACGTATGTTGAAACTGGGAATGTTGAAGCAGGTATCGTATATACATCAGACTTGAAAGCAAGCGATAAAATTAAAAACGTTGTGACGATAGAAGACAAGATGCATGATGAAATTATTTATCCAGCTGCAATCGTTAAAGATACAAAGCATATGAAAGAAGCTAGAGCATTTTATGAATATTTGGACACACGACAATCAATTGAAGTTTTTGAGAATGCTGGATTTGATAAAGTAAAATAA